Proteins encoded within one genomic window of Arachis ipaensis cultivar K30076 chromosome B08, Araip1.1, whole genome shotgun sequence:
- the LOC107610406 gene encoding transcriptional activator DEMETER-like isoform X6 — MSEDTNQPQPKNMEMEAGIQFPWIPETPVKPSPNRQRISNRDDDSTSADKLDFDILNIGDEDDASAAAANNQVPNAPSQCDDGYTSHDELKTLNPPASKKRRGDNKKKGSNNNGQHTKVRKKIYRPRILIDESLNTKKVGKKSQPKAPKTPKKKKTPSRTPKPSTPSRKRNQSKRAPSCKLLLLPLLNDEGRASLPFLGNNVNKFDQEYFDFESSICKNALGSQYNLLETYQKLASFSSSCLMHSRQVGANFPSICRRKRMKRIRARLEKYLTPFKKGLRSKIFIRKKKSCLEKFTIEGLTTTKKEMKSLIRRIRSLKRMKKSGKTKGKNGQLVVYKKGLGGDRMLVPYKEHDPNNKKLRVEVALDEETLRVWNLIMDGKTHEDSDDLKQQQWERERFAYKCKVGVFMVKMHELQGSREFSPWKGSVLDSVIGAYLTQNVSDHLSSSAYMSLAARFPIKSSTSSDLCIEDVPRVERLQFIESNAIFPGDKLTEELENIKIEEMGAHNVKEEPFKSKEEETRVKLLKEVDKETRERWDKLRKEYGKSKRHSDHDDSVDWEAVRCADVKEIAKAIAGRGQHNVIAERIKSLLNELHDSYGDLDLEWLRYAPPTEAKRCLLDIYGLGLKSVECIRLLTLQNKAFPVDVNVGRIAVRLGWVPLQPLPEETQIHNLEKYPLFDNIQKYLWPRLCHLLPKDLYQLHYHLITFGKVFCTKKNPNCDACPMSTNCEHFKSAFASAKSLPGTTSRQPSQDKMVTDNFLPMPIFKVNQSSTTTKYQEYRECEPIIEMPSSPEPEPERIYMLEFEANNEEEDYHSPDDEKILVMNLSSQSKKTHNHSTQEDKNHMNMSASLVTLPYAGSMPAPKMKNASRLRTERLVYVLNDGHPLLAERTPLEPGDPSPYSLVIWSAGINVCLIVKLNFEIFLSNDVFLLDELERSDESIMNNLQEKDSLTVPGTLLIPCRTAMRGRFPLNGTYFQVNEVFADYDSMKNPIDVPRTWLWQLEKRIAYFGAGASSILKGCVCESN, encoded by the exons ATGAGTGAAGACACTAATCAACCTCAACCGAAGAACATGGAAATGGAGGCTGGAATACAGTTTCCATGGATACCAGAAACTCCGGTAAAACCTTCTCCCAATAGGCAGAGGATATCAAATAGGGATGATGACTCTACTTCTGCAGATAAATTGGATTTTGATATACTAAACATCGGAGATGAGGATGATGCATCTGCCGCTGCTGCAAACAATCAAGTCCCCAATGCACCTTCTCAAT GTGATGATGGCTACACCAGCCATGATGAATTGAAAACTCTAAATCCACCGGCTTcaaagaaaagaagaggggaCAACAAGAAGAAAGGGTCAAATAATAATGGGCAGCATACAAaagttagaaaaaaaatatatagaccAAGAATATTGATTGATGAAAGCCTAAACACTAAGAAAGTAGGAAAAAAATCTCAACCCAAAGCCCCAAAAACCCCAAAGAAGAAAAAGACTCCAAGTAGGACCCCAAAACCTTCAACTCCCAGTAGGAAGAGAAACCAATCAAAAAGAGCTCCTTCATGCAAGTTATTACTATTGCCATTACTTAACGATGAAGGAAGAGCCTCTCTCCCATTCTTGGGGAATAATGTCAATAAGTTTGATCAAGAATATTTTGACTTTGAGAGTTCAATTTGCAAGAATGCATTAGGTTCTCAATACAACTTACTTGAGACTTACCAAAAATTGGCATCATTTTCAAGTTCTTGTTTGATGCATAGCAGGCAAGTTGGTGCAAATTTTCCAAGCATTTGCAGGAGAAAAAGAATGAAAAGGATCAGAGCAAGGTTAGAGAAATACTTGACCCCTTTCAAAAAGGGTTTGAGGTCAAAGATTTTcattagaaagaaaaaaagttGCCTAGAAAAGTTTACCATAGAAGGATTGACTACTACCAAAAAGGAAATGAAGTCTCTGATCAGGAGGATACGATCATTGAAGAGGATGAAAAAAAGTGGAAAGACGAAAGGAAAAAATGGTCAACTAGTTGTATATAAAAAAGGATTGGGTGGTGATCGAATGTTAGTACCTTATAAGGAACATGATCCTAATAATAAGAAGCTGAGAGTAGAGGTTGCCCTTGATGAAGAGACGTTGAGGGTGTGGAACTTAATCATGGATGGAAAAACACATGAAGATAGTGATGACTTGAAGCAACAGCAATGGGAACGTGAAAGATTTGCTTATAAATGTAAGGTTGGAGTATTCATGGTTAAAATGCATGAGTTGCAAG GCAGTAGGGAGTTCTCACCATGGAAAGGTTCTGTCTTAGATTCTGTAATTGGAGCTTACCTTACTCAAAATGTATCTGATCATTTGTCAAG TTCTGCTTACATGTCACTTGCTGCAAGATTTCCCATCAAATCATCAACCAGCTCTGATTTATGTATAGAGGATGTACCTCGTGTTGAGAGATTACAATTCATTGAAAGCAATGCGATTTTTCCAGGAGATAAACTTACTGAAGAATTAGAAaatatcaaaattgaagaaatGGGAGCTCATAATGTAAAAGAAGAGCCTTTTAAATCCAAG GAAGAGGAAACAAGAGTAAAGTTACTAAAAGAGGTGGATAAAGAAACTAGAGAACGTTGGGATAAACTTAGAAAAGAGTACGGTAAAAGTAAAAGACACAGTGACCATGATGACTCTGTTGATTGGGAAGCAGTGAGATGTGCAGATGTGAAGGAAATTGCTAAAGCTATTGCAGGTCGTGGTCAACACAATGTTATTGCTGAAAGAATAAAG AGTTTACTCAATGAATTACATGACTCGTATGGAGATTTGGATTTAGAATGGCTGCGATATGCTCCACCAACGGAAGCAAA GAGATGCCTCTTGGACATTTATGGATTAGGACTGAAAAGTGTAGAGTGTATACGACTTTTAACCCTCCAGAACAAAGCTTTTCCT GTGGACGTAAATGTTGGAAGAATTGCTGTGCGTTTAGGATGGGTTCCCCTCCAACCCTTGCCTGAAGAAACACAAATACATAATTTAGAGAA GTACCCATTGTTTGATaatattcaaaaatatctttgGCCACGGTTGTGCCATCTCCTTCCAAAGGACTT GTACCAGTTGCATTATCACCTAATAACTTTTGGAAAG GTTTTTTGCACAAAGAAAAATCCAAATTGCGATGCTTGTCCAATGAGCACAAATTGTGAGCATTTCAAAAGTGCCTTTGCAAG TGCAAAATCCTTACCTGGAACAACATCGAGGCAACCAAGTCAGGACAAAATGGTGACAGACAACTTTTTACCAATGCCTATTTTTAAAGTGAATCAATCTTCGACAACAACAAAATACCAAGAATACAGAGAGTGTGAGCCAATCATTGAGATGCCATCGTCACCAGAACCAGAACCTGAGAGGATATATATGCTTGAATTTGAAGCAAACAATGAGGAAGAGGATTATCATAGTCCTGATGATGAGAAGATTCTGGTAATGAATCTCAGCAGTCAAAGTAAGAAAACTCATAATCATTCTACACAGGAGGATAAGAATCATATGAACATGTCAGCGTCATTAGTAACATTGCCTTATGCTGGAAGCATGCCTGCACCAAAAATGAAAAATGCCAGTCGATTAAGAACCGAGCGCCTTGT ATATGTACTTAATGATGGGCACCCACTTCTTGCAGAG CGTACTCCACTAGAACCTGGTGATCCTAGCCCTTATAGTCTAGTTATATGGAGTGCAGGTATAAATGTATGCTTAATAGTCAAgcttaattttgagatttttttatCTAACGATGTTTTTTTACTAGACGAATTAGAAAGATCAGATGAATCAATCATGAATAACTTACAAGAAAAAGATTCTCTAACAGTGCCTGGAACTCTTTTG ATACCATGTCGCACTGCAATGAGAGGCCGTTTTCCATTGAACGGAACCTACTTTCAAGTCAACGAG GTCTTTGCTGACTATGATTCAATGAAAAATCCAATTGATGTTCCCAGAACTTGGTTATGGCAGCTAGAGAAAAGAATTGCATATTTTGGAGCAGGAGCATCGTCCATTTTGAAAG
- the LOC107610406 gene encoding transcriptional activator DEMETER-like isoform X1, producing the protein MSEDTNQPQPKNMEMEAGIQFPWIPETPVKPSPNRQRISNRDDDSTSADKLDFDILNIGDEDDASAAAANNQVPNAPSQCDDGYTSHDELKTLNPPASKKRRGDNKKKGSNNNGQHTKVRKKIYRPRILIDESLNTKKVGKKSQPKAPKTPKKKKTPSRTPKPSTPSRKRNQSKRAPSCKLLLLPLLNDEGRASLPFLGNNVNKFDQEYFDFESSICKNALGSQYNLLETYQKLASFSSSCLMHSRQVGANFPSICRRKRMKRIRARLEKYLTPFKKGLRSKIFIRKKKSCLEKFTIEGLTTTKKEMKSLIRRIRSLKRMKKSGKTKGKNGQLVVYKKGLGGDRMLVPYKEHDPNNKKLRVEVALDEETLRVWNLIMDGKTHEDSDDLKQQQWERERFAYKCKVGVFMVKMHELQGSREFSPWKGSVLDSVIGAYLTQNVSDHLSSSAYMSLAARFPIKSSTSSDLCIEDVPRVERLQFIESNAIFPGDKLTEELENIKIEEMGAHNVKEEPFKSKEEETRVKLLKEVDKETRERWDKLRKEYGKSKRHSDHDDSVDWEAVRCADVKEIAKAIAGRGQHNVIAERIKSLLNELHDSYGDLDLEWLRYAPPTEAKRCLLDIYGLGLKSVECIRLLTLQNKAFPVDVNVGRIAVRLGWVPLQPLPEETQIHNLEKYPLFDNIQKYLWPRLCHLLPKDLYQLHYHLITFGKVFCTKKNPNCDACPMSTNCEHFKSAFASAKSLPGTTSRQPSQDKMVTDNFLPMPIFKVNQSSTTTKYQEYRECEPIIEMPSSPEPEPERIYMLEFEANNEEEDYHSPDDEKILVMNLSSQSKKTHNHSTQEDKNHMNMSASLVTLPYAGSMPAPKMKNASRLRTERLVYVLNDGHPLLAERTPLEPGDPSPYSLVIWSAGINVCLIVKLNFEIFLSNDVFLLDELERSDESIMNNLQEKDSLTVPGTLLIPCRTAMRGRFPLNGTYFQVNEVFADYDSMKNPIDVPRTWLWQLEKRIAYFGAGASSILKGLSADEIKDCFWKGYVCVRAIDAKTGAPRPLSYRFHRNTTVKAKTGNKTTQEKEVKTDIKTTQEKEG; encoded by the exons ATGAGTGAAGACACTAATCAACCTCAACCGAAGAACATGGAAATGGAGGCTGGAATACAGTTTCCATGGATACCAGAAACTCCGGTAAAACCTTCTCCCAATAGGCAGAGGATATCAAATAGGGATGATGACTCTACTTCTGCAGATAAATTGGATTTTGATATACTAAACATCGGAGATGAGGATGATGCATCTGCCGCTGCTGCAAACAATCAAGTCCCCAATGCACCTTCTCAAT GTGATGATGGCTACACCAGCCATGATGAATTGAAAACTCTAAATCCACCGGCTTcaaagaaaagaagaggggaCAACAAGAAGAAAGGGTCAAATAATAATGGGCAGCATACAAaagttagaaaaaaaatatatagaccAAGAATATTGATTGATGAAAGCCTAAACACTAAGAAAGTAGGAAAAAAATCTCAACCCAAAGCCCCAAAAACCCCAAAGAAGAAAAAGACTCCAAGTAGGACCCCAAAACCTTCAACTCCCAGTAGGAAGAGAAACCAATCAAAAAGAGCTCCTTCATGCAAGTTATTACTATTGCCATTACTTAACGATGAAGGAAGAGCCTCTCTCCCATTCTTGGGGAATAATGTCAATAAGTTTGATCAAGAATATTTTGACTTTGAGAGTTCAATTTGCAAGAATGCATTAGGTTCTCAATACAACTTACTTGAGACTTACCAAAAATTGGCATCATTTTCAAGTTCTTGTTTGATGCATAGCAGGCAAGTTGGTGCAAATTTTCCAAGCATTTGCAGGAGAAAAAGAATGAAAAGGATCAGAGCAAGGTTAGAGAAATACTTGACCCCTTTCAAAAAGGGTTTGAGGTCAAAGATTTTcattagaaagaaaaaaagttGCCTAGAAAAGTTTACCATAGAAGGATTGACTACTACCAAAAAGGAAATGAAGTCTCTGATCAGGAGGATACGATCATTGAAGAGGATGAAAAAAAGTGGAAAGACGAAAGGAAAAAATGGTCAACTAGTTGTATATAAAAAAGGATTGGGTGGTGATCGAATGTTAGTACCTTATAAGGAACATGATCCTAATAATAAGAAGCTGAGAGTAGAGGTTGCCCTTGATGAAGAGACGTTGAGGGTGTGGAACTTAATCATGGATGGAAAAACACATGAAGATAGTGATGACTTGAAGCAACAGCAATGGGAACGTGAAAGATTTGCTTATAAATGTAAGGTTGGAGTATTCATGGTTAAAATGCATGAGTTGCAAG GCAGTAGGGAGTTCTCACCATGGAAAGGTTCTGTCTTAGATTCTGTAATTGGAGCTTACCTTACTCAAAATGTATCTGATCATTTGTCAAG TTCTGCTTACATGTCACTTGCTGCAAGATTTCCCATCAAATCATCAACCAGCTCTGATTTATGTATAGAGGATGTACCTCGTGTTGAGAGATTACAATTCATTGAAAGCAATGCGATTTTTCCAGGAGATAAACTTACTGAAGAATTAGAAaatatcaaaattgaagaaatGGGAGCTCATAATGTAAAAGAAGAGCCTTTTAAATCCAAG GAAGAGGAAACAAGAGTAAAGTTACTAAAAGAGGTGGATAAAGAAACTAGAGAACGTTGGGATAAACTTAGAAAAGAGTACGGTAAAAGTAAAAGACACAGTGACCATGATGACTCTGTTGATTGGGAAGCAGTGAGATGTGCAGATGTGAAGGAAATTGCTAAAGCTATTGCAGGTCGTGGTCAACACAATGTTATTGCTGAAAGAATAAAG AGTTTACTCAATGAATTACATGACTCGTATGGAGATTTGGATTTAGAATGGCTGCGATATGCTCCACCAACGGAAGCAAA GAGATGCCTCTTGGACATTTATGGATTAGGACTGAAAAGTGTAGAGTGTATACGACTTTTAACCCTCCAGAACAAAGCTTTTCCT GTGGACGTAAATGTTGGAAGAATTGCTGTGCGTTTAGGATGGGTTCCCCTCCAACCCTTGCCTGAAGAAACACAAATACATAATTTAGAGAA GTACCCATTGTTTGATaatattcaaaaatatctttgGCCACGGTTGTGCCATCTCCTTCCAAAGGACTT GTACCAGTTGCATTATCACCTAATAACTTTTGGAAAG GTTTTTTGCACAAAGAAAAATCCAAATTGCGATGCTTGTCCAATGAGCACAAATTGTGAGCATTTCAAAAGTGCCTTTGCAAG TGCAAAATCCTTACCTGGAACAACATCGAGGCAACCAAGTCAGGACAAAATGGTGACAGACAACTTTTTACCAATGCCTATTTTTAAAGTGAATCAATCTTCGACAACAACAAAATACCAAGAATACAGAGAGTGTGAGCCAATCATTGAGATGCCATCGTCACCAGAACCAGAACCTGAGAGGATATATATGCTTGAATTTGAAGCAAACAATGAGGAAGAGGATTATCATAGTCCTGATGATGAGAAGATTCTGGTAATGAATCTCAGCAGTCAAAGTAAGAAAACTCATAATCATTCTACACAGGAGGATAAGAATCATATGAACATGTCAGCGTCATTAGTAACATTGCCTTATGCTGGAAGCATGCCTGCACCAAAAATGAAAAATGCCAGTCGATTAAGAACCGAGCGCCTTGT ATATGTACTTAATGATGGGCACCCACTTCTTGCAGAG CGTACTCCACTAGAACCTGGTGATCCTAGCCCTTATAGTCTAGTTATATGGAGTGCAGGTATAAATGTATGCTTAATAGTCAAgcttaattttgagatttttttatCTAACGATGTTTTTTTACTAGACGAATTAGAAAGATCAGATGAATCAATCATGAATAACTTACAAGAAAAAGATTCTCTAACAGTGCCTGGAACTCTTTTG ATACCATGTCGCACTGCAATGAGAGGCCGTTTTCCATTGAACGGAACCTACTTTCAAGTCAACGAG GTCTTTGCTGACTATGATTCAATGAAAAATCCAATTGATGTTCCCAGAACTTGGTTATGGCAGCTAGAGAAAAGAATTGCATATTTTGGAGCAGGAGCATCGTCCATTTTGAAAG GTTTGTCAGCTGATGAGATTAAAGATTGTTTCTGGAAAG GTTATGTGTGTGTGAGAGCAATTGATGCAAAGACAGGAGCGCCAAGGCCATTATCATATAGATTTCACCGCAACACAACTGTCAAAGCTAAAACTGGTAACAAGACAACCCAGGAGAAAGAAGTTAAAACTGATATCAAGACAACCCAAGAAAAAGAAGGATAA
- the LOC107610406 gene encoding transcriptional activator DEMETER-like isoform X2 codes for MSEDTNQPQPKNMEMEAGIQFPWIPETPVKPSPNRQRISNRDDDSTSADKLDFDILNIGDEDDASAAAANNQVPNAPSQCDDGYTSHDELKTLNPPASKKRRGDNKKKGSNNNGQHTKVRKKIYRPRILIDESLNTKKVGKKSQPKAPKTPKKKKTPSRTPKPSTPSRKRNQSKRAPSCKLLLLPLLNDEGRASLPFLGNNVNKFDQEYFDFESSICKNALGSQYNLLETYQKLASFSSSCLMHSRQVGANFPSICRRKRMKRIRARLEKYLTPFKKGLRSKIFIRKKKSCLEKFTIEGLTTTKKEMKSLIRRIRSLKRMKKSGKTKGKNGQLVVYKKGLGGDRMLVPYKEHDPNNKKLRVEVALDEETLRVWNLIMDGKTHEDSDDLKQQQWERERFAYKCKVGVFMVKMHELQGSREFSPWKGSVLDSVIGAYLTQNVSDHLSSSAYMSLAARFPIKSSTSSDLCIEDVPRVERLQFIESNAIFPGDKLTEELENIKIEEMGAHNVKEEPFKSKEEETRVKLLKEVDKETRERWDKLRKEYGKSKRHSDHDDSVDWEAVRCADVKEIAKAIAGRGQHNVIAERIKSLLNELHDSYGDLDLEWLRYAPPTEAKRCLLDIYGLGLKSVECIRLLTLQNKAFPVDVNVGRIAVRLGWVPLQPLPEETQIHNLEKYPLFDNIQKYLWPRLCHLLPKDLYQLHYHLITFGKVFCTKKNPNCDACPMSTNCEHFKSAFASAKSLPGTTSRQPSQDKMVTDNFLPMPIFKVNQSSTTTKYQEYRECEPIIEMPSSPEPEPERIYMLEFEANNEEEDYHSPDDEKILVMNLSSQSKKTHNHSTQEDKNHMNMSASLVTLPYAGSMPAPKMKNASRLRTERLVYVLNDGHPLLAERTPLEPGDPSPYSLVIWSAGINVCLIVKLNFEIFLSNDVFLLDELERSDESIMNNLQEKDSLTVPGTLLIPCRTAMRGRFPLNGTYFQVNEVFADYDSMKNPIDVPRTWLWQLEKRIAYFGAGASSILKGYVCVRAIDAKTGAPRPLSYRFHRNTTVKAKTGNKTTQEKEVKTDIKTTQEKEG; via the exons ATGAGTGAAGACACTAATCAACCTCAACCGAAGAACATGGAAATGGAGGCTGGAATACAGTTTCCATGGATACCAGAAACTCCGGTAAAACCTTCTCCCAATAGGCAGAGGATATCAAATAGGGATGATGACTCTACTTCTGCAGATAAATTGGATTTTGATATACTAAACATCGGAGATGAGGATGATGCATCTGCCGCTGCTGCAAACAATCAAGTCCCCAATGCACCTTCTCAAT GTGATGATGGCTACACCAGCCATGATGAATTGAAAACTCTAAATCCACCGGCTTcaaagaaaagaagaggggaCAACAAGAAGAAAGGGTCAAATAATAATGGGCAGCATACAAaagttagaaaaaaaatatatagaccAAGAATATTGATTGATGAAAGCCTAAACACTAAGAAAGTAGGAAAAAAATCTCAACCCAAAGCCCCAAAAACCCCAAAGAAGAAAAAGACTCCAAGTAGGACCCCAAAACCTTCAACTCCCAGTAGGAAGAGAAACCAATCAAAAAGAGCTCCTTCATGCAAGTTATTACTATTGCCATTACTTAACGATGAAGGAAGAGCCTCTCTCCCATTCTTGGGGAATAATGTCAATAAGTTTGATCAAGAATATTTTGACTTTGAGAGTTCAATTTGCAAGAATGCATTAGGTTCTCAATACAACTTACTTGAGACTTACCAAAAATTGGCATCATTTTCAAGTTCTTGTTTGATGCATAGCAGGCAAGTTGGTGCAAATTTTCCAAGCATTTGCAGGAGAAAAAGAATGAAAAGGATCAGAGCAAGGTTAGAGAAATACTTGACCCCTTTCAAAAAGGGTTTGAGGTCAAAGATTTTcattagaaagaaaaaaagttGCCTAGAAAAGTTTACCATAGAAGGATTGACTACTACCAAAAAGGAAATGAAGTCTCTGATCAGGAGGATACGATCATTGAAGAGGATGAAAAAAAGTGGAAAGACGAAAGGAAAAAATGGTCAACTAGTTGTATATAAAAAAGGATTGGGTGGTGATCGAATGTTAGTACCTTATAAGGAACATGATCCTAATAATAAGAAGCTGAGAGTAGAGGTTGCCCTTGATGAAGAGACGTTGAGGGTGTGGAACTTAATCATGGATGGAAAAACACATGAAGATAGTGATGACTTGAAGCAACAGCAATGGGAACGTGAAAGATTTGCTTATAAATGTAAGGTTGGAGTATTCATGGTTAAAATGCATGAGTTGCAAG GCAGTAGGGAGTTCTCACCATGGAAAGGTTCTGTCTTAGATTCTGTAATTGGAGCTTACCTTACTCAAAATGTATCTGATCATTTGTCAAG TTCTGCTTACATGTCACTTGCTGCAAGATTTCCCATCAAATCATCAACCAGCTCTGATTTATGTATAGAGGATGTACCTCGTGTTGAGAGATTACAATTCATTGAAAGCAATGCGATTTTTCCAGGAGATAAACTTACTGAAGAATTAGAAaatatcaaaattgaagaaatGGGAGCTCATAATGTAAAAGAAGAGCCTTTTAAATCCAAG GAAGAGGAAACAAGAGTAAAGTTACTAAAAGAGGTGGATAAAGAAACTAGAGAACGTTGGGATAAACTTAGAAAAGAGTACGGTAAAAGTAAAAGACACAGTGACCATGATGACTCTGTTGATTGGGAAGCAGTGAGATGTGCAGATGTGAAGGAAATTGCTAAAGCTATTGCAGGTCGTGGTCAACACAATGTTATTGCTGAAAGAATAAAG AGTTTACTCAATGAATTACATGACTCGTATGGAGATTTGGATTTAGAATGGCTGCGATATGCTCCACCAACGGAAGCAAA GAGATGCCTCTTGGACATTTATGGATTAGGACTGAAAAGTGTAGAGTGTATACGACTTTTAACCCTCCAGAACAAAGCTTTTCCT GTGGACGTAAATGTTGGAAGAATTGCTGTGCGTTTAGGATGGGTTCCCCTCCAACCCTTGCCTGAAGAAACACAAATACATAATTTAGAGAA GTACCCATTGTTTGATaatattcaaaaatatctttgGCCACGGTTGTGCCATCTCCTTCCAAAGGACTT GTACCAGTTGCATTATCACCTAATAACTTTTGGAAAG GTTTTTTGCACAAAGAAAAATCCAAATTGCGATGCTTGTCCAATGAGCACAAATTGTGAGCATTTCAAAAGTGCCTTTGCAAG TGCAAAATCCTTACCTGGAACAACATCGAGGCAACCAAGTCAGGACAAAATGGTGACAGACAACTTTTTACCAATGCCTATTTTTAAAGTGAATCAATCTTCGACAACAACAAAATACCAAGAATACAGAGAGTGTGAGCCAATCATTGAGATGCCATCGTCACCAGAACCAGAACCTGAGAGGATATATATGCTTGAATTTGAAGCAAACAATGAGGAAGAGGATTATCATAGTCCTGATGATGAGAAGATTCTGGTAATGAATCTCAGCAGTCAAAGTAAGAAAACTCATAATCATTCTACACAGGAGGATAAGAATCATATGAACATGTCAGCGTCATTAGTAACATTGCCTTATGCTGGAAGCATGCCTGCACCAAAAATGAAAAATGCCAGTCGATTAAGAACCGAGCGCCTTGT ATATGTACTTAATGATGGGCACCCACTTCTTGCAGAG CGTACTCCACTAGAACCTGGTGATCCTAGCCCTTATAGTCTAGTTATATGGAGTGCAGGTATAAATGTATGCTTAATAGTCAAgcttaattttgagatttttttatCTAACGATGTTTTTTTACTAGACGAATTAGAAAGATCAGATGAATCAATCATGAATAACTTACAAGAAAAAGATTCTCTAACAGTGCCTGGAACTCTTTTG ATACCATGTCGCACTGCAATGAGAGGCCGTTTTCCATTGAACGGAACCTACTTTCAAGTCAACGAG GTCTTTGCTGACTATGATTCAATGAAAAATCCAATTGATGTTCCCAGAACTTGGTTATGGCAGCTAGAGAAAAGAATTGCATATTTTGGAGCAGGAGCATCGTCCATTTTGAAAG GTTATGTGTGTGTGAGAGCAATTGATGCAAAGACAGGAGCGCCAAGGCCATTATCATATAGATTTCACCGCAACACAACTGTCAAAGCTAAAACTGGTAACAAGACAACCCAGGAGAAAGAAGTTAAAACTGATATCAAGACAACCCAAGAAAAAGAAGGATAA